One part of the Muntiacus reevesi chromosome 20, mMunRee1.1, whole genome shotgun sequence genome encodes these proteins:
- the CENPQ gene encoding centromere protein Q codes for MSSKANASKKKSQQLKRNPKRKIDEESEISEKKVRNTVKKNKNHPKHLSSEVTRQTKHTTLKQVKIASNKRKTWQPLSKSSREHLQTMMESVVIAILSNNVREKEQIQYHLNFLKKRLLQLCETLKVPPKKLQDLSHVSSLLKMERAQHRANEEGLASLQEETDKMVATIESMTGDIHSLKNKVHVLTSEVEEEEKKIKQMFQIDSGVLSLPELSQKSLRAPILQREILTLIPNQNSLLKDLEVLHNSSQMKHMFTFIEEVYKRLDAS; via the exons ATGTCTAGCAAAGCAAATGCTTCCAAGAAAAAGTCTCAACagttaaaaagaaatccaaaaagaaaaattgatgaaGAATCagaaatatcagagaaaaag GTTAGaaacacagtgaaaaaaaataaaaatcatccaaaACATCTGTCTTCTGAAG TGACAAGACAGACAAAGCATACTACTCTAAAACAGGTAAAGATCGCATCCAACAAGAGAAAAACCTGGCAACCTCTTTCGAAGAGTAGCAGAGAACATTTGCAAACTATGATGGAATCGGTAGTAAT agcaATTCTGAGTAACAATgttagagaaaaagaacaaattcaaTATCATCTGAATTTCCTAAAGAAAAG ATTGCTGCAACTGTGTGAAACCCTGAAAGTCCCTCCCAAAAAGCTGCAAGATTTATCTCATGTGTCAAGTCTACTGAAAATGGAAAGGGCACAGCACAGAGCTAATGAGGAAGGTCTGGCATCTTTGCAG gaagaaacagataaaatggTAGCGACTATAGAGTCAATGACTGGGGATATTCACAGCCTAAAGAACAAAGTTCATGTTCTGACAAGTGaggtggaagaagaagaaaagaagataaaacag aTGTTTCAAATAGATAGTGGGGTGCTCTCTCTTCCTGAACTTTCTCAAAAGAGTCTCAGAGCACCCATCCTTCAG AGAGAAATTCTGACACTAATTCCAAATCAGAACAGTCTTCTGAAGGACTTGGAAGTTCTCCATAATTCATCCCAGATGAAGCACATGTTCACCTTCATTGAAGAAGTCTATAAAAGACTGGATGCCTCTTAA